Within Nitrospirota bacterium, the genomic segment CGGGTATATTGTCGTGTACGACAGCGCGGATAATACCGTCGCCGAGAACCTGAGCCTCGATAAAGTCCTCGGCGACATGCCGCAGAAGACCTTCAGGATGGAGCGGGTCGCCCTGCATACCCAGGAGCTGAGCCTGCCTGAAGGCATAACGGTTATGGATGCCCTCGACAGGGTGCTCAGGCTCCTCTCCGTGGGGTCCAAGCGGTTCCTCACCAATAAAGCAGACCGCTCCGTCACCGGCCTGGTGGCGCGGCAGCAGTGCGCCGGGCCCCTCCAGCTCACGGTAGCGGATGTGGCGGTCATCGCGCAGAGCCACTTCCCCGATGACCAGGGGAAGTTCACGGGCGCTGCCATCTCGATCGGCGAGCAGCCGATCAAGGGACTTATCAATCCGTCGGCAATGGCGCGGATGAGCGTGGGAGAAGCCCTGACCAATATCGTCTGGGCGCGGATCAGCGGCCTGCGCGACATCAAATGCTCTGCCAACTGGATGTGGGCTCCCAAGCTTCCCGGCGAAGGCGCGCGGCTGTACGATGCGGCGATCGCGATGCGCGATATCATGCTCGAGCTCGGCATTGCCGTGGACGGCGGAAAAGACAGCCTCTCGATGGCGGCCCGGGTGACGCATGCATCGGGAGAGGTGGAGGTCGTCAAATCTCCGGGCAGCCTCGTCATCTCCGCCTATGCCACCTGCCCCGATGTCACCAAGGTGGTGACGCCCGACCTGAAGATGCCGGGGAGGAGCAGGCTCATCGCCGTCGATCTCGGCTACGGCAAAAACCGGCTCGGCGGCTCGGCGCTCGCCCAGTGCTACAAGCAGGTGGGGGCGGAGGCCCCTGATGTGGACAATACGCAGCTGCTCAAGGATGCCTTCAATGCGGTGCAGGAGCTTATCGGCGCCGGCAGGGTCCTCGCCGGTCATGACCGGAGTGACGGCGGGCTGATCACGACGCTGCTCGAGATGGCCTTCGCCGGCAACTGCGGTATCGATATCAGTCTGAGGAGCCGCACCGGCCAGGACCCCCTTCCCGTCCTCTTCGCCGAGGAGCTGGGGCTGGTGATCGAATATCTGCCTGAAGACGAGCGGGAGGTTGCCAGGGTATTCAGTGCCCACGATGTGCCGTACCAGATCATCGGCGCCAGTCTTCCCGAAAAAGATATCAGGGTGCGTGTCGATGGGGAGGTGGTGGTCGAGGCAGACATGCGGGCCTTGAGGGAGGTCTGGGAGGAGACGAGCCACCGGCTCGACCTGCTCCAGGCCAATCCCGCCTGTGTCGCTGAAGAAAGGGCGCTGGCTTATGATCGGCCGGGACCCTCGTACAGGGTTGGCTTCACGCCCGAAGCGACGCCCGAAGTGCTCGTGAAGCGGGAGGCGAAACCCGCGGTGGCGATCGTCCGGGAGGAAGGGAGCAACGGCGACCGCGAGATGTCCTCTGCCTTCTATGCCGCGGGATTCGAGCCCTGGGACATTACCATGACCGACCTCCTCGACGAGCGCATCGCCCTCTCCCGTTTCAAGGGCGTCGCCTTTGTCGGGGGGTTCAGCTACGCCGATGTCCTCGATTCGGCCAAGGGGTGGGCGGGAACCATACGCTTCAACAAGCGGCTTTTCGAGGAGTTCCGGCAGTTCTATCACCGCCCCGATACGTTCAGCCTCGGCGTCTGCAACGGCTGCCAGCTGGCAGCGCTCCTGGGGTGGGTGCCCTGGCAGGGCATCCCGGACGAGCGGCAGCCGCGCTTTATCCACAACCGGTCCGGGAGGTTCGAATCCCGCTTCTCGACCGTGAAGATACTGAAGAGCCCGGCGGTCATGCTCAGGGGCATGGAAGATTCGGTGCTCGGCATCTGGGTGGCCCACGGGGAGGGACGGGCACACTTCCCCGACGCATCGATCCTCCAGGAAGTAATGAAAAAAGAGCTCGCGCCGATAAGATATGCAGACGATGGCGGAGAGATCACCGAGGCCTATCCCTTCAGCCCCGGCGGCTCGCCGATGGGGATTGCGGCGCTCTGCAGCCCCGACGGCAGGCATCTCGCCCTGATGCCCCACCCGGAGAGGGCGTTCCTCACCTGGCAATGGGCGTGGATGCCGGAAGCGATGAGGCGGCAGCTCAAGGCCTCTCCGTGGCTGAAGCTGTTCCAGAACGCACGGGAATGGTGCGAGAGCAGGTAACATCCCTCGGTCAATGTGTAGTCGCTTCAGAAAAGGGGGGGAGCTGCAGCTCCCCCCTTTTCTGTGCTCGTGCTGGCCGCCCGCGCAGCCGAGGGGCGGAGCGTGCCGGGCCGTCGCGTTGATTTCGTACCCGGCTGTTCGAATTCGCAAACAAGATCATAGAGCCGTAACGCAGTAAAAAAGGATCGGTCAATTCTCGTCACGCAGCGGAGGTGCGATGGTTACGAAGTCTCTGGTCAAAT encodes:
- the purL gene encoding phosphoribosylformylglycinamidine synthase, which codes for MPHHNLLHLYRTPALSLYKKDVLLKAARERIDARIRDIETEFCFNIEASAPLTDDELGTLQWLLAETFEPEGFSPRSFLTRDASRGAHHDVIEVGPRMSFTTAWSTNAVSVCHACGLTKVTRMERSRRYKLLGDQQPASEFLPLIHDRMTETRYPAPLTTFETGVQPEPVRIVPVLEEGKAALLKINDEMGLGLDEWDIDYYYTLFAKDLRRNPTNVECFDLSQSNSEHSRHWFFRGRLVIDGREIPDTLMQIVKEPYKRNPHNSVIAFKDNSSAISGYTIRTILPGRPGGPSPFRKSEVTCHIIFTAETHNFPSGVAPFPGAETGTGGRIRDVHATGKGSLVVAGTAAYCVGNLQIPGYPLPWEHGSFTYPGNLASPLQIEIEASNGASDYGNKFGEPVIQGFTRSFGLRLPDGERREWLKPIMFTGGVGQIDSRHTEKEEPRKGMLVVKIGGPAYRIGMGGGAASSMIQGENVEALDFNAVQRGDAEMEQKVNRVIRACVELGDENPVVSIHDQGAGGNCNVVKEIVHPAGAKIDIRKIIVGDNTLSVLEIWGAEYQEQDALLVRADHAGMFGMLCTREKVPVAFIGEITGDGYIVVYDSADNTVAENLSLDKVLGDMPQKTFRMERVALHTQELSLPEGITVMDALDRVLRLLSVGSKRFLTNKADRSVTGLVARQQCAGPLQLTVADVAVIAQSHFPDDQGKFTGAAISIGEQPIKGLINPSAMARMSVGEALTNIVWARISGLRDIKCSANWMWAPKLPGEGARLYDAAIAMRDIMLELGIAVDGGKDSLSMAARVTHASGEVEVVKSPGSLVISAYATCPDVTKVVTPDLKMPGRSRLIAVDLGYGKNRLGGSALAQCYKQVGAEAPDVDNTQLLKDAFNAVQELIGAGRVLAGHDRSDGGLITTLLEMAFAGNCGIDISLRSRTGQDPLPVLFAEELGLVIEYLPEDEREVARVFSAHDVPYQIIGASLPEKDIRVRVDGEVVVEADMRALREVWEETSHRLDLLQANPACVAEERALAYDRPGPSYRVGFTPEATPEVLVKREAKPAVAIVREEGSNGDREMSSAFYAAGFEPWDITMTDLLDERIALSRFKGVAFVGGFSYADVLDSAKGWAGTIRFNKRLFEEFRQFYHRPDTFSLGVCNGCQLAALLGWVPWQGIPDERQPRFIHNRSGRFESRFSTVKILKSPAVMLRGMEDSVLGIWVAHGEGRAHFPDASILQEVMKKELAPIRYADDGGEITEAYPFSPGGSPMGIAALCSPDGRHLALMPHPERAFLTWQWAWMPEAMRRQLKASPWLKLFQNAREWCESR